From a region of the Flavobacterium branchiarum genome:
- a CDS encoding DUF2147 domain-containing protein: protein MKNWIVTMGLLFLVIGNVQSQSVLGKWKTVDDATGEAKSIVEVYEKSGKVYGKVVEILREDHKKDLCTSCSGVNKNKPILGMVIINDLKKDGKEYNSGTILDPTNGKVYKCYIELDSPDKLKLRGFIGFSLLGRTQYWTRVKN from the coding sequence ATGAAAAACTGGATCGTAACAATGGGCTTATTATTTTTGGTAATAGGCAATGTACAAAGTCAATCTGTGCTCGGAAAATGGAAAACTGTTGACGATGCAACTGGAGAAGCAAAATCGATTGTAGAAGTGTATGAGAAATCGGGAAAAGTTTATGGTAAAGTTGTCGAAATTCTACGTGAAGACCATAAAAAAGACCTTTGTACTTCTTGCTCAGGAGTAAATAAAAACAAGCCAATTTTAGGAATGGTAATTATCAACGACTTGAAAAAAGATGGGAAAGAGTATAATTCGGGAACAATTTTAGATCCAACAAACGGAAAAGTGTACAAATGTTATATTGAATTAGATTCTCCAGATAAATTAAAGTTACGTGGGTTCATTGGATTTTCTCTTTTAGGAAGAACACAATATTGGACAAGAGTTAAGAATTAA
- the rpsR gene encoding 30S ribosomal protein S18 — MSTIEQSAKGKKDGDIRYLTPLNIETNKTKKYCRFKKSGIKYIDYKDADFLLKFVNEQGKILPRRLTGTSLKYQRKVSVAVKRARHLALMPYVADLLK, encoded by the coding sequence ATGTCTACAATAGAGCAATCAGCAAAAGGAAAAAAAGACGGAGATATCAGATATTTAACGCCTTTAAACATAGAAACTAACAAAACTAAAAAGTATTGTCGTTTCAAAAAATCTGGAATCAAATATATCGATTATAAAGATGCAGATTTCTTATTGAAATTCGTTAATGAGCAAGGAAAAATTCTTCCTCGTCGTTTAACAGGAACTTCTTTAAAATACCAAAGAAAAGTGTCTGTAGCTGTTAAGAGAGCTCGTCACTTAGCTTTAATGCCATACGTGGCCGATTTATTAAAATAA
- a CDS encoding YihY/virulence factor BrkB family protein codes for MSVEIENRLDRVPVVRYLVRFLKNIKLPWLDGFSLYDLLELYTIGIIEGAFSYHASAVAFSFFMALFPFALFILNLIPYIPIDGFQQDFLQFVQQGVPPNTYDAIYKIISDILNNSHSGLLSWGFFLSVFLMANGVNGILGGFESSRHVLQKRGFLNQYLVALAISIVMSMLLLVTVATIIVFEVLIQKTMIQDVLNDSIPLIIMGRYVFVILMILITSSILLRYGTKQYNKVPFISIGSVFTTILIVISSYFFGIWVVKFSKYNELYGSIGTLLILMFYIWINCMILLLGFELNATIKKLRQKNNQ; via the coding sequence ATGTCTGTAGAAATAGAAAATCGGCTAGATAGAGTACCAGTAGTGCGCTATCTCGTTCGTTTCTTAAAGAACATAAAGCTACCTTGGCTTGATGGTTTTTCGTTGTATGACTTACTCGAATTATATACAATAGGTATCATAGAGGGAGCATTTTCATATCATGCAAGCGCAGTCGCGTTTAGCTTTTTTATGGCATTATTTCCCTTTGCCTTGTTTATTCTTAACTTAATTCCGTATATCCCAATCGATGGATTTCAGCAAGATTTTCTGCAATTTGTGCAGCAGGGAGTCCCGCCAAATACCTACGATGCGATATATAAAATTATTAGTGACATCTTAAATAATAGTCACTCAGGATTGCTTTCTTGGGGTTTCTTTTTGTCGGTTTTTTTAATGGCAAATGGAGTTAACGGAATCCTAGGAGGGTTTGAGTCATCTCGACATGTATTACAGAAAAGAGGTTTTTTAAATCAATATCTTGTGGCACTAGCAATCTCAATTGTAATGTCGATGTTGTTGCTAGTAACCGTTGCTACAATTATAGTCTTTGAGGTGCTTATTCAAAAAACAATGATTCAGGATGTGCTCAATGATAGTATTCCGCTTATCATCATGGGACGTTACGTGTTTGTAATCTTAATGATTTTGATAACATCTTCTATATTATTGCGTTACGGAACAAAACAGTATAATAAAGTACCATTTATAAGTATTGGTTCTGTGTTTACAACAATTCTAATTGTGATATCTTCTTACTTTTTTGGGATTTGGGTTGTAAAATTCTCAAAATATAATGAACTTTATGGCTCAATTGGTACATTATTAATACTAATGTTTTACATTTGGATAAACTGTATGATTTTGCTTTTGGGATTCGAATTAAATGCCACAATCAAAAAATTAAGACAAAAAAATAATCAATAA
- a CDS encoding LytR/AlgR family response regulator transcription factor, with translation MKLNCVVVDDSSIQRTIISKLVNNHTNLHLIGDFSNAIEARSCISLNNIDLIFLDIEMPVINGFDFLDGLKTKPQIIFITSKAEYALKAFDYDATDYLQKPIAIDRFNASVKRALDLYTLRTDVKEDEGEHIFIKSNLKKLKIFTAKIKWIEAFGDYVRVVTEDDSNLVLSTMKSFENDLSKEKFIRVHKSYIINIDKVERFNSKFAEIGITKIPLSRNKKEDLVRALSITH, from the coding sequence ATGAAACTAAATTGTGTAGTAGTAGACGATAGTTCTATCCAAAGAACCATTATCTCAAAGTTAGTCAATAATCATACGAATTTACATTTGATTGGAGATTTTTCAAATGCAATCGAAGCTCGAAGCTGTATCTCTTTAAATAATATTGATTTGATATTTTTAGATATCGAAATGCCTGTTATAAATGGTTTTGATTTTTTAGATGGTCTAAAAACAAAACCCCAGATAATATTTATTACCTCTAAGGCGGAATACGCTTTAAAGGCTTTTGATTACGATGCTACCGATTACCTCCAAAAACCGATTGCTATAGATCGATTTAATGCTTCTGTTAAAAGAGCATTAGACTTATATACCTTACGCACAGATGTAAAAGAAGATGAAGGCGAACATATTTTCATCAAAAGTAACCTCAAAAAACTTAAAATTTTCACTGCGAAAATTAAGTGGATTGAAGCTTTTGGCGACTATGTAAGAGTAGTAACCGAAGACGATAGTAACTTAGTTCTTTCAACAATGAAGTCTTTTGAAAATGATTTATCAAAGGAAAAATTCATTCGTGTACACAAGTCGTATATTATAAATATCGACAAAGTAGAACGCTTTAATAGCAAGTTTGCCGAAATCGGAATTACCAAAATCCCATTAAGTCGAAATAAAAAAGAAGACTTAGTTCGCGCACTGTCAATCACTCATTAA
- a CDS encoding DUF6495 family protein, translating into MKYARLTKEQFDELNAEFASFLGTQAIDKAEWDSIKINKPEVAEQELDVFSDLIWEGVLSRAEFLEHFSKNHIFLFQCFDTHVQSIVLKSLVPETDFLTKEGLQWLSDNMFTETIEMKVGKKVFTDDRNTSIFELIQQGAFLSDGQLFKQINSIIES; encoded by the coding sequence ATGAAATACGCAAGATTAACAAAAGAACAATTTGATGAATTAAACGCTGAATTTGCAAGCTTTTTAGGAACGCAAGCAATTGATAAAGCAGAGTGGGATTCGATCAAAATTAATAAGCCAGAGGTGGCTGAGCAAGAACTAGATGTGTTCTCTGATTTAATTTGGGAAGGTGTTCTTTCAAGAGCGGAATTTTTAGAACATTTTTCTAAAAATCATATTTTCCTATTTCAATGTTTTGATACACATGTTCAATCGATAGTTTTAAAATCATTGGTTCCTGAAACTGATTTCTTAACTAAGGAAGGCTTGCAATGGTTAAGTGATAATATGTTTACAGAAACTATTGAAATGAAGGTTGGTAAAAAAGTGTTTACTGACGACCGTAATACTTCAATCTTTGAATTAATTCAACAAGGAGCATTCTTAAGTGATGGTCAGTTGTTTAAACAGATAAATTCAATTATAGAATCATAG
- the rpsF gene encoding 30S ribosomal protein S6, with protein MNHYETVFILNPVLSEVQVKETVTKFEEFLTSRGAEMVSKEDWGLKKMAYEIQNKKSGFYHLFEYKVAGEVLIAFETEFRRDERIMRFLTVSLDKHAISWAERRRTKLKSTKA; from the coding sequence ATGAATCATTATGAAACTGTTTTCATTTTAAATCCCGTTTTATCTGAGGTTCAGGTGAAGGAAACAGTAACGAAATTTGAAGAATTTCTTACTAGTAGAGGAGCTGAAATGGTATCAAAAGAGGATTGGGGTCTTAAAAAAATGGCTTACGAAATCCAAAACAAAAAAAGTGGTTTTTATCACTTATTTGAGTACAAAGTAGCTGGAGAAGTTCTAATTGCTTTTGAAACTGAATTTAGACGTGATGAGAGAATTATGCGTTTCTTAACTGTAAGTTTAGATAAGCATGCTATTTCTTGGGCTGAAAGAAGAAGAACTAAATTAAAATCTACAAAAGCTTAA
- the priA gene encoding replication restart helicase PriA, translating to MHFVEVILPLSLAKTFTYRISEAEFNFIQKGMRVAVPFGKSKMYTALVLETHQNEPALYEAKEIHQILDERPIATEIQIKHWLWIASYYMCAIGDVYRGAFPSGLLLESETMISAKEGVFVDQTVLTDEEYLVYEALQQQSSLKVQDVVAILNKKNIFPILQKLIDKDIVVLEQEIQESYKPKLVRYVKLHSKYDSNQGLNELLDLLKNAAKQKEIVLAYFQLTAVEKKPVTVKKLVEASQSSSAIVKALIEKEIFEEYFLQQDRVGFTGKSTEKELLLSSVQQTAFDEIKTSFVEKEVCLLHGVTSSGKTEIYIKLIEEYLATGRQILYLLPEIALTTQLVARLRVHFGNKVAVFHSKYSNNERVEVWNQTLANVEKAQIIIGARSALFLPFANLGLLIVDEEHEQTFKQVDPAPRYHARDAAIVLANFHKAKVLLGSATPSLETYFNAQSQKYGLVTVTERYNNVRMPDITLVDLKDKYFRKRMTGHFSDVLVEAISEAITLGEQVILFQNRRGYSPIIECITCGNVPQCQQCDVSLTFHKHKNQLRCHYCGYSMAKPTNCHSCSSIDLTTKGFGTEQIEQELLTLFPNAKTGRMDQDTTRGKFGFEKIIDSFKNREIDILVGTQMLAKGLDFDNVSLVGIMNADNMLFHPDFRAFERSFQMMMQVSGRAGRSEKQGKVVIQTYNPNHNTIQQVTNNDYAGMYKEQLYDRLIYRYPPYFRIIKLTLKHRDFDRLKEGSLWLYQVLSQNLNMPVLGPEEPAISRIRNEYIRTILIKIPQEMPLGGTKKTIQKILNSFEAVAQYRAIKVIINVDFY from the coding sequence ATGCATTTTGTAGAAGTCATTTTGCCACTTTCATTAGCTAAAACGTTTACCTATCGTATTTCTGAAGCTGAGTTCAATTTTATTCAGAAAGGGATGCGTGTTGCTGTGCCTTTTGGTAAAAGTAAAATGTATACAGCTTTGGTTCTTGAAACGCATCAAAATGAACCAGCTCTGTATGAAGCGAAAGAAATTCATCAAATTCTTGACGAAAGACCAATTGCTACCGAAATTCAAATTAAACATTGGCTTTGGATAGCGTCTTATTATATGTGTGCTATCGGTGACGTATATCGTGGCGCATTCCCAAGTGGCTTGTTATTAGAAAGCGAAACAATGATCTCGGCTAAAGAAGGTGTCTTTGTCGATCAAACTGTTTTAACAGATGAAGAGTATCTAGTTTACGAAGCATTACAACAGCAGAGCTCGCTCAAGGTTCAGGATGTTGTAGCTATTTTAAATAAAAAGAATATTTTTCCTATTCTTCAAAAGTTAATAGATAAAGACATTGTTGTTCTTGAGCAAGAAATACAAGAAAGTTACAAGCCAAAGTTAGTTCGTTATGTTAAGTTACATAGTAAATACGATTCTAATCAAGGGTTAAATGAGTTGTTGGATTTGCTTAAAAATGCAGCTAAGCAAAAAGAAATTGTCTTGGCGTATTTTCAGCTAACTGCAGTCGAAAAGAAACCAGTTACAGTTAAGAAACTTGTTGAAGCATCACAATCATCATCGGCAATTGTAAAAGCGCTAATTGAAAAAGAAATCTTTGAAGAGTATTTTTTACAGCAAGATCGTGTTGGTTTTACGGGTAAAAGTACAGAGAAAGAGTTGTTGTTGAGTTCAGTGCAGCAAACTGCTTTTGACGAAATCAAAACTAGTTTTGTAGAAAAAGAAGTTTGTTTACTTCACGGAGTGACTTCTAGTGGTAAAACAGAGATTTATATAAAACTTATAGAAGAGTATCTGGCAACGGGGAGGCAAATTTTATATTTATTGCCAGAAATTGCATTAACGACACAATTGGTTGCTAGGTTGCGTGTTCATTTTGGGAATAAAGTAGCTGTTTTTCATTCTAAATACAGTAATAACGAACGAGTTGAGGTTTGGAATCAGACTTTAGCAAATGTTGAAAAAGCTCAGATAATAATAGGAGCAAGGTCGGCTTTGTTTTTACCATTCGCCAACTTAGGTTTACTTATTGTTGACGAAGAACATGAGCAGACTTTTAAGCAAGTCGATCCAGCACCGCGTTATCATGCACGTGATGCGGCGATTGTTTTAGCAAACTTTCACAAAGCCAAAGTGCTTTTGGGATCTGCTACGCCAAGTTTAGAAACTTATTTTAATGCGCAATCGCAGAAATATGGACTGGTAACAGTTACGGAGCGTTATAATAATGTGCGAATGCCAGATATTACATTGGTTGATTTAAAAGATAAGTATTTTAGAAAACGAATGACTGGGCATTTTAGTGATGTTTTGGTAGAGGCAATTTCAGAAGCGATAACATTAGGAGAACAAGTTATATTGTTTCAAAACAGACGAGGATATTCACCTATTATAGAATGTATCACTTGCGGGAACGTGCCACAGTGCCAGCAATGTGACGTGAGTCTTACTTTTCATAAGCATAAAAATCAACTGCGTTGTCATTATTGTGGATACAGTATGGCTAAGCCAACAAATTGTCATAGCTGTTCTAGTATTGATTTAACTACAAAAGGATTTGGTACAGAGCAAATAGAGCAGGAGTTACTAACGCTTTTTCCAAATGCTAAAACGGGCAGAATGGATCAGGATACAACTCGAGGAAAGTTTGGATTCGAGAAGATCATTGATAGTTTTAAAAATCGTGAGATAGATATTTTGGTTGGAACACAAATGCTTGCCAAAGGATTGGATTTTGATAATGTGAGTTTGGTAGGAATCATGAATGCTGATAATATGTTGTTTCATCCAGATTTCCGAGCTTTCGAGCGTAGTTTTCAGATGATGATGCAGGTTTCAGGACGCGCAGGACGATCAGAGAAACAAGGTAAGGTTGTAATTCAGACGTATAACCCGAATCATAATACAATACAGCAGGTTACAAATAATGACTATGCAGGAATGTATAAGGAGCAATTGTATGATAGATTAATTTATAGGTATCCTCCTTATTTTAGAATAATAAAGCTTACGCTAAAGCACCGAGATTTTGATAGACTAAAAGAAGGTTCGTTGTGGTTGTATCAGGTTTTGAGTCAGAATTTGAATATGCCAGTATTAGGACCAGAAGAGCCAGCAATTAGTAGGATCAGAAACGAGTATATTCGTACGATTTTAATTAAAATACCTCAAGAGATGCCTTTAGGAGGTACAAAAAAAACTATTCAGAAAATTCTGAATAGTTTTGAGGCAGTTGCACAATATAGAGCAATAAAAGTGATTATAAATGTAGACTTTTATTAG
- the bla-B1-FLAV gene encoding subclass B1 metallo-beta-lactamase has protein sequence MQNKLILLLLLLGIAKSFGQTENNKLQISHLTGDFYVYKTFNEYKGNRIPANAMYLVTDKGVVMFDAPWDKTQFQPLLDSIKAKHNKDVVMQIATHSHEDRAGGLEFYKQKGIKTYTIKLTDEILYKNKEPRAEFIMPNDTIFAVGQHRFEVFYPGKGHAPDNIVVWFDKEKILYGGCFIKGATSTNLGNLADSDVKEWDGAIKRVQVKFKKPLYIIPGHEDWTNIGSLKNTYKLVKEYNAKNASEKLNNK, from the coding sequence ATGCAAAATAAATTAATTTTACTGTTGCTTCTTTTGGGGATTGCAAAGTCTTTTGGGCAAACAGAAAATAACAAATTACAAATAAGTCATCTTACGGGTGACTTTTATGTTTATAAGACGTTTAATGAATACAAAGGAAATCGTATTCCTGCAAATGCCATGTATTTGGTTACAGATAAAGGCGTTGTAATGTTTGATGCTCCTTGGGATAAGACACAGTTTCAGCCCTTACTGGATAGTATAAAAGCAAAGCATAATAAAGATGTTGTTATGCAAATTGCAACACATTCGCATGAAGACAGAGCGGGAGGTTTGGAGTTTTACAAGCAAAAAGGAATCAAAACGTATACTATAAAGCTTACGGATGAAATTTTATATAAAAATAAAGAGCCTAGGGCTGAATTCATAATGCCAAATGATACCATATTTGCAGTTGGGCAACATCGTTTTGAAGTGTTTTATCCAGGTAAAGGACATGCGCCCGATAACATTGTAGTTTGGTTTGATAAAGAGAAGATACTTTATGGGGGTTGTTTTATAAAAGGAGCAACTTCTACTAATTTAGGTAATTTAGCAGATTCGGATGTTAAAGAATGGGATGGGGCTATTAAAAGAGTGCAAGTTAAATTTAAGAAACCACTTTATATTATACCAGGTCATGAGGATTGGACTAATATCGGTTCTCTTAAAAATACCTATAAGTTAGTTAAGGAGTATAATGCTAAAAATGCTTCAGAGAAATTAAATAATAAGTAA
- the rplI gene encoding 50S ribosomal protein L9 — MELILKQDVQNLGFKDDVVSVKAGYGRNFLIPQGFAHLATPSAKKVLAENLKQRAHKEAKIVDDAKKIAEALKALEIKIFAKAGGEKLFGSITNIDIAEALDKAGNSIERKFITSGIVKRTGKYAASIRLHRDVVVELPYEIVAEK; from the coding sequence ATGGAACTTATTTTAAAACAAGACGTACAGAATCTAGGATTTAAAGATGATGTAGTATCTGTAAAAGCTGGTTACGGTCGTAACTTTTTAATTCCTCAAGGTTTTGCTCATTTAGCAACTCCTTCTGCAAAAAAAGTATTAGCTGAAAACCTAAAACAAAGAGCACACAAAGAGGCTAAGATTGTTGATGACGCTAAGAAAATAGCTGAAGCATTGAAAGCTCTTGAAATTAAAATTTTCGCAAAAGCTGGTGGAGAGAAACTTTTTGGTTCTATCACTAACATAGATATTGCTGAAGCTTTGGATAAAGCGGGTAACTCTATCGAAAGAAAATTTATTACTAGCGGTATCGTAAAACGTACTGGTAAATATGCTGCAAGCATTAGATTACACAGAGATGTTGTAGTTGAATTACCATACGAAATTGTTGCTGAGAAGTAA